From Helicobacter anatolicus, the proteins below share one genomic window:
- a CDS encoding DNA polymerase III subunit delta', producing the protein MNKIILTHDIFEEAQGLKEELDSEFSRFYIKEEFKIDDANEVIAEAYLSSYREKTLVLAANLYNLFAQNALLKILEESPKNITFILIGKNKNSFLPTVRSRLILEDKREKEEKIPFSINLLELDLQKIYTFLNQDHESGFEYAKQQIQALLDGVFASGIKLTQEDLKSFDEAILASLNYQRFQYVILPLLLMILERKNKK; encoded by the coding sequence ATGAATAAAATTATTTTAACGCATGATATTTTTGAAGAAGCTCAAGGACTAAAAGAAGAACTTGATTCTGAATTTAGTAGGTTTTATATCAAAGAAGAATTTAAAATTGATGATGCAAATGAGGTGATTGCCGAGGCTTATTTGAGTTCTTATAGAGAAAAAACGCTAGTTTTAGCGGCAAATTTATATAATCTTTTTGCGCAAAATGCTTTATTAAAAATTCTTGAAGAATCACCAAAAAACATTACTTTTATTTTAATTGGAAAAAATAAAAATAGTTTTTTACCCACTGTGCGTTCACGCTTAATTTTAGAAGATAAGAGAGAAAAAGAGGAAAAAATACCTTTTTCAATTAATCTTTTAGAATTGGATTTACAAAAAATTTATACATTTTTAAATCAAGATCATGAAAGTGGTTTTGAGTATGCTAAACAACAAATCCAGGCTTTGCTTGATGGTGTTTTTGCAAGTGGGATTAAGCTTACACAAGAAGATTTAAAAAGTTTTGATGAGGCGATTTTAGCAAGTTTAAACTATCAAAGATTTCAATATGTGATACTCCCATTATTATTGATGATTTTGGAGAGAAAAAATAAAAAATGA
- a CDS encoding RNA pyrophosphohydrolase encodes MTTKNRWKILQKKYRPNVAAIIVSSRYPNACEFFVAQRADIKGVWQFPQGGIDANETPKEALLRELKEEIGTDFVEIIAECPKWISYDFPNIATKKMYQYDGQIQKYFLVRIKKESDINLDTAHPEFISYQFVKYDALLELVNHFKKNVYKEVLDYFKKEGYL; translated from the coding sequence ATGACCACAAAAAATAGGTGGAAAATATTGCAAAAAAAATATCGTCCTAATGTGGCTGCTATTATTGTATCATCGCGTTATCCAAATGCATGTGAGTTTTTTGTTGCACAGCGCGCTGATATCAAGGGAGTTTGGCAGTTTCCTCAAGGTGGTATTGATGCAAATGAAACTCCCAAAGAAGCATTGCTTAGGGAATTAAAAGAAGAGATTGGCACGGATTTTGTAGAGATTATTGCAGAATGTCCAAAATGGATTTCTTATGATTTTCCTAATATTGCAACAAAAAAAATGTATCAATATGATGGGCAGATTCAAAAATATTTTTTAGTGCGTATTAAAAAAGAATCAGATATTAATTTAGATACTGCACATCCGGAATTTATTTCGTATCAATTTGTGAAATATGATGCATTATTAGAATTAGTAAATCATTTTAAAAAAAATGTCTATAAAGAAGTGTTAGATTATTTTAAGAAAGAAGGTTATTTGTAA
- a CDS encoding aspartate kinase — MLVVQKYGGTSMGDCERIQNVANRIAMRKKENHNLVVVVSAMSGVTDVLVGYTKYFTQLPNPREVDMVLSSGERITSALLAIALENMGFKAISLSGRKAGILTDSIHTKARIEDIDTTYLKSLLEQDYIVVVAGFQGVDKNGEVTTLGRGGSDLSAVAIAGALQADLCEIYTDVDGVYTTDPRIEKNAKKIHKISYDEMLELASMGAKVLLNRSVELAKKWNIPLVTRSSFTYDEGTMITHEENIMEQAVVSGVALDKNQVRVSMVGVSDRPGIAAEIFTALANANINIDMIVQTIGRDGKTDLDFTLPQSEIEEAKITLKDFEKDVENIEVDCNIAKVSIVGVGMKSHSGVASRAFSALAKENINIMMIGTSEIKVSMVIDNKYAELAVRSLHSAYNLDK; from the coding sequence ATGCTGGTGGTTCAAAAATATGGTGGGACAAGTATGGGGGATTGTGAGAGAATCCAAAATGTAGCAAATCGTATTGCAATGAGAAAAAAAGAAAATCATAATCTCGTAGTTGTGGTTTCTGCAATGAGTGGGGTTACAGATGTTTTGGTGGGATATACTAAATATTTTACACAACTGCCAAATCCACGAGAAGTAGATATGGTGCTTTCATCTGGAGAGAGAATTACGAGTGCATTACTTGCTATTGCGTTGGAAAATATGGGATTTAAGGCAATTTCTCTAAGTGGAAGAAAAGCAGGGATTTTGACAGATTCTATCCATACAAAAGCAAGGATTGAGGATATTGATACAACTTATCTTAAATCTTTGTTAGAACAGGACTATATTGTAGTGGTAGCAGGTTTTCAGGGAGTGGATAAAAATGGCGAAGTTACAACTTTGGGAAGAGGGGGGAGCGATCTTTCTGCAGTAGCAATTGCAGGAGCATTGCAAGCGGATTTGTGCGAGATTTATACAGATGTAGATGGGGTTTATACCACTGATCCTAGAATCGAAAAAAATGCAAAAAAGATTCATAAAATTAGTTATGATGAGATGTTGGAGCTTGCGTCTATGGGGGCAAAAGTTTTGTTAAATCGATCTGTAGAATTAGCAAAAAAATGGAATATTCCTTTAGTAACAAGAAGCTCTTTTACTTATGATGAGGGGACAATGATTACACACGAGGAGAATATAATGGAACAAGCAGTAGTAAGTGGTGTGGCGCTAGATAAAAATCAAGTGCGTGTAAGTATGGTAGGGGTGAGTGATCGCCCAGGAATTGCAGCAGAGATTTTTACAGCATTGGCAAATGCAAATATTAATATCGATATGATTGTGCAAACTATTGGCAGAGATGGAAAAACAGATTTAGATTTTACACTACCACAAAGTGAAATTGAAGAAGCAAAAATTACTTTGAAAGATTTTGAAAAAGATGTAGAGAATATCGAGGTAGATTGTAATATTGCAAAAGTTTCCATTGTGGGTGTGGGGATGAAGTCACACTCTGGCGTGGCAAGTCGTGCATTTAGTGCTCTCGCAAAAGAAAATATTAATATTATGATGATTGGTACGAGTGAGATTAAGGTTTCTATGGTGATTGATAATAAATATGCAGAATTAGCTGTACGCTCTTTACATAGTGCTTATAATTTGGATAAATAA
- a CDS encoding HobA family DNA replication regulator — MELSDWVLKTIREENNKIALNSDWLEIDRFVFTTLLSHTITYVINGGTLLFCSDEHFEWFGRYVTQSINRFGASRPLVPIYLLEDFLPKIKNRDNDLVHNVLSLSFNDYAFWYVGKMQSDLSKLAFSRDNGFLWVLDDSMQKALNLDSKDRMIEYKLIQLYKIFEQALFGAMFGDITIT; from the coding sequence ATGGAACTATCAGATTGGGTTTTAAAGACAATTCGTGAGGAAAATAACAAAATTGCACTCAATAGTGATTGGCTAGAGATTGATCGCTTTGTCTTTACGACTTTATTATCACATACAATTACTTATGTAATTAATGGCGGGACTTTGCTTTTTTGTTCTGATGAGCATTTTGAGTGGTTTGGAAGATATGTAACACAATCTATTAATCGTTTTGGTGCTTCTCGACCTCTTGTTCCAATTTATTTACTGGAGGATTTTTTACCAAAAATAAAAAATCGTGATAATGATTTAGTGCATAATGTTTTGTCTTTAAGTTTTAATGATTATGCATTTTGGTATGTTGGTAAAATGCAATCTGATTTAAGTAAACTTGCGTTTAGTAGAGATAATGGATTTTTGTGGGTGCTTGATGATTCTATGCAAAAGGCATTAAATTTAGATTCTAAAGACAGGATGATTGAATACAAACTTATTCAGCTTTATAAGATTTTTGAACAAGCATTGTTTGGTGCAATGTTTGGAGATATTACTATTACATGA
- the folP gene encoding dihydropteroate synthase: MEVKFLNQDFIVKEIIQIGSDIAGTKIMEKKAKIIAFKITNLPTPAVMVLKQEALSVGGDFATPKECILVEKSHYDGILFGTIGQLQRVIAKLSVQPFGLKELGGILKKHINCREFSQKIMAVVNVTPDSFFKSSRNSVQSAIAQIETLIAQKQAEIIDIGGASSRPGSALIDPQEELERLQEIFKHVAKNQLFKHAQFSIDSYNTLVAQNALDSGFSILNDVSGLRDIKMIQLAAEYQAQVVLMHTQGTPQEMQKLTNYKNLFLEIDEFFVQKIATLQAYGVCDIILDIGFGFAKNMEQNMELIKNLAHFQKFGYPLLVGASRKTTIQKILNKEAEDTLSGTLALHFLALQNGANILRVHDVVEHRDIIKIFKAYYA; this comes from the coding sequence ATGGAAGTAAAATTTTTAAATCAAGATTTTATTGTCAAAGAAATAATACAAATTGGTAGCGATATAGCAGGAACAAAAATTATGGAGAAAAAAGCAAAGATTATTGCTTTTAAAATTACAAATCTTCCTACTCCTGCGGTGATGGTTTTAAAGCAAGAGGCATTGAGTGTTGGGGGGGATTTTGCTACACCAAAAGAATGTATACTTGTAGAAAAATCCCATTATGATGGAATTTTATTTGGTACGATCGGACAATTGCAACGTGTGATTGCTAAGCTTTCTGTTCAACCTTTTGGGCTTAAAGAACTTGGAGGTATTTTAAAAAAACATATCAATTGCAGGGAATTTTCACAAAAAATTATGGCGGTTGTTAATGTTACGCCAGATAGTTTTTTTAAATCTTCAAGAAATAGTGTGCAGAGTGCGATTGCACAAATTGAAACATTGATTGCCCAAAAACAAGCAGAGATTATTGATATTGGGGGGGCGAGTTCAAGACCGGGAAGTGCACTTATAGATCCACAAGAAGAGTTGGAGCGATTGCAAGAAATTTTCAAGCATGTTGCAAAGAATCAACTTTTTAAACATGCACAATTTTCTATTGATTCTTACAATACTTTGGTAGCACAAAATGCTTTAGATAGTGGATTTTCCATCTTAAATGATGTGAGTGGATTGAGAGATATAAAAATGATTCAGCTTGCAGCAGAATATCAGGCACAGGTGGTTTTGATGCATACTCAAGGTACTCCACAAGAAATGCAAAAACTCACAAATTATAAAAATTTATTTTTAGAAATAGATGAATTTTTTGTCCAAAAAATTGCAACATTACAAGCATATGGGGTTTGCGATATAATTTTAGATATTGGTTTTGGTTTTGCAAAAAATATGGAGCAAAATATGGAGCTTATTAAAAATCTTGCACATTTTCAAAAGTTTGGTTACCCACTTTTAGTGGGAGCTAGTCGTAAAACTACTATTCAAAAAATTTTAAATAAAGAAGCAGAAGACACCCTTAGTGGAACTTTGGCATTACATTTTTTGGCATTGCAAAATGGTGCAAATATTTTGCGTGTACATGATGTGGTTGAGCATAGAGATATTATTAAAATTTTTAAGGCATATTATGCATAA